The Gossypium arboreum isolate Shixiya-1 chromosome 4, ASM2569848v2, whole genome shotgun sequence DNA segment tgttttgctCTTATGGGCAGACGGACTTGAGCCCAAATGTTTACTTgagtattgttttattattttattatgagcCCAGTCATATTATTCAaaaaaaagtttataaaatttatagatttattaaaaatatatttttagttattttgttaggcccaacaattaattttaaatttagtaacaaaataataaaataaggaaattatATATACACAGATATCTCTAGAAACATTAAAACACGACGGTTTcgtttttctatttctatttatcTCACTCGTTCTAGTCCCGTCCTAGCTAAAACCAGCCAAAAATCCCCTAGACCGGCCACCGGAACCGCCGTCTACCGCTGTTCTCCGTCTTGGGGCGCCCCTAGCAGAAATTTTTATCCCAATCCATCAAGGGGATCCTGTTTCCTTCTCTTTTCACATTACCTAGATAAATTTTCCCCAAACAAAAACCCTAAGAAGCCATCGATCTAGATTGAAAAATTGGTACTGCCACCTCCTCAAGTCTACGTTTCCTTTTGGAAATCATCTCCTAGCTGCTAAACCTTCTTGGATTTTCTGGTTTGGGATTTTCTTTGATCGAGGTTGGGATTGAAAATTACtggctgaagtttaattttttttttgttgttgttggaaATTGCTTGCCGTTGATTCTGTAGGTATTAACAGCAACTATGTCAGGGAATTCTAGTTGCAGTGTCTACATAGGTTGGTTGTGCTTTAACAATCAATATCTCTgttcttttttatttatatatgatTGGAATTGTTTAGTTTAAATTGTGTTCTGATCTGATTTTTTcttaattattgaaataaaaggTAATTTGGATGAGAGGGTAAGCGACAGAGTTCTGTACGATATTCTTATCCAAGCAGGAAGAGTAGTAGACCTGTACATCCCTCGAGATAAGGAAACCGATAAGCCTAAAGGATTTGCCTTTGTTGAATACGAAACCGAGGACGTTGCTGATTATGCTGTCAGGCTCTTTTCTGGCCTTGTTACTCTTTATAACCGAACCTTGAAATTTGCGGTAAgctcttttccctgttttattattgttattcttctATAATCGGGGGGTAAAGTTTCACTTGTTTTCTTATTCTGAACAAGCACGTACCAAATATACTACATATTAGCAATTAAGCTGTGTA contains these protein-coding regions:
- the LOC108457777 gene encoding uncharacterized protein LOC108457777 isoform X2; its protein translation is MSGNSSCSVYIGNLDERVSDRVLYDILIQAGRVVDLYIPRDKETDKPKGFAFVEYETEDVADYAVRLFSGLVTLYNRTLKFAISGQDKSSQNPANAVMPATNSSYKSRHYHGVVNHMETSQQPKKSSTPSRIPDYPARYSQAPPPPGVSHHFNGN